The Stieleria maiorica genome includes the window GGCCGCAACGCCTTTCGGGCAGCCGCAAAAATGTTGAACGCGCGTTCATTCTGTGGCAGTCACTGGTCGACAAACACGACGGGGCTTCGCCAGTTTGCCGAGCGCTGATACCCACGATTTGACAAATATCAAGATTCGGTCCGCTTTTTCCGCTTTCTGCCCATGACGGGATTTAGGTTCCCGGCAATAATCGGATTAAGTGAGTTTAGTTTCCACTAGGCGGAAAATAACGAGAGGGGTCTATGAATAGCCACGTGCAGGTGATTCGGTTTTCAGAAGCGACCATCCGCCAGGTCAGGCTCGATTGCAATCGGGCCATGATCCGCGCCCGCTTTTGTCCACAACGCAGTGAAATCTTGCAGTTGCGATGTATCGACAATCGGGCCGAAACGGAAACCGAATTTGGCAACCAGCTCTGGTATTTCGAAGGGGTCGGCGTGGACGAATTGGACCGCCGCCATCGGGTCTATGGCGTGGTGGAATACTCGACTCAATTCGGTTTGAACGAACTGGTCGAAGACGGGGTGTTCACGACCGAAAACCAACGCGAGCGGTTTCGCAGTCTGTATGAACGCGAGATCCAACGGCCGGATTGGCGGCATCCGGGGCATCGCTGGTTGGCAGCGGCGGTGATCGCCGTTTCGATGGCATGGTTGGGCTATCTGATGTTCGGGGCCGCCGCGGGGTAGCTGAACTGTCGACGTCCTCTCCGAGGTCGGCGTGGGGCAAAGCTTCGCTTTTTATGCGCACGCCGATTTTATGCGCACGCCGAGTTCGGAGAACACGGCGACCCAATGTTCAGGCGGACCGCCAGTACTTGATGTCAGCGCGCGAATGCTTCCTCGAACAGGCATGGTGAACCGGCATGTCCAACCGGTCAGGGCGGGCGGATTTCGTCGCGCGCCGCTATACTGGGTCGGTCAGTCGCCAACCCATCAAGATCCGCCGTGTCTGAACCCATCGTTGATGTCCACCAGCTGCGAAAGACCTATCGCAGCCTGTCGCTGACCGGACGCCGCCGGATCGATGCGGTTCGAGGCGTTTCGTTGCAAGCGTATCCCGGCGAGGTCTTCGGGTTGCTCGGTCCCAACGGCGCCGGAAAAACGACGCTGATCAAGATGCTGTTGGGCGTGGTCAAACCGTCCGGCGGTGACGCCACGCTGTTGGGGCAACCGATCGGCAGTTCGGCCGCCCGATCCCGCGTCGGTTATCTGCCCGAATCATTGCGCGTCGATCGCCACCATTCGGCCCGATCGGCGCTGCGGTACTACGGGCGGATGAGTGGCATGACCGCTGCCGAGATTCGCGCGCAAAGCGACGACTTGTTGAAGCTTGTCGGTTTGGAAGGACGCGATCGAGAATCGGTGCGGCGGTTCAGCAAAGGGATGTACCAGCGGTTGGGGCTTGCCCAAGCCTTGCTTCACGACCCCGATCTTTTGGTGCTGGATGAACCGACCGATGGGCTGGACCCGGTCGGACGAAACGAGGTCCGCAAGGTGATCGATCGGTTGCGCGACAGCGGCAAGACGATTTTTCTGAACAGCCACATCCTTCAGGAAGTGGAGATGGTTTGCACACGGGTGGCGATCCTCGCCAAAGGCGAAATCAAAGCGATCGGGCCGATCGACGAACTGGCGCATCGCGACGAACAAAAACTGATCGTCGAAGTCCCCTGTGATGGGCCCGACGATCGGCCACCGGACTGGCAAGCGATCTTCGCCGACGGTGAACCACTGGAGCTGGAATCGACTCAGGTCCGCGATGCATTCCGTTTGACGATTGCCGTGGCCGGACAGGACCAAATCAATGGGGTCGTCGACCGGCTGCGCGGGGCGGGCCGATCGATCTGGAGATTGGAAGTGCGACGCGAATCGTTGGAGGAGACGTTCATGCGGTTGGTCGAAACCGACACCGTTGATCGTCCCTCGTCGGAAACCGATTCGGAAGTCCCGTCGGCGGTCGTCGGCGATGGGGGCCAGCAGTGATCAAACCGTACTTGGCCGTGATCGCCGATTCCTTTCATTCGGCACTCGCTTCGCGGATCCTCTGGATCGCCTTTGTCGCCATCTGGATCTTCCTGGCGGCGCTGGCGCCGATCGGATACCACGAAGATTACACGACGACGTTTCGCTGGTTCGACTTGGACAACGGCACGCAGATGAAGGCGATGCTGGCGCGGGGGCTGGTCGATCCCAAGGAATCGGAAACGGCGCTGGGGCGGCTCGCACGGACCTTTCCCGACGACATCCAGCGCAAGCTTCGTCAGGTCGCCCGCGGTGAAGACGTACGCATCGACAAGGGGGCGCTGGCCGATTCGCTGAACGATTCGTTGGATGATGAATCCTGGTACGATCAACAAGCGTGGCAGACGACGGTTCGCTTGCGCGAGTTGCGTGAGTTGGATGAGATTCCCGAGGATGAACTGACCACGCCCCAGCGGCGGCGTCGGGCCAGGCTTCGGATCGAAGCCGCCTTGCCCGGTGTGTTCACCGCGATGTCGGCCCGGTCGGTCACGCTGTCTTATGCGGGGTTCGATTTCCCGGCCTTCTTCTTGATCGGAAAGGAGCAATTCGTTTCGCTGATCAATCAGTTTGTCGTGCCGATCATGATGGATTGGCTGCTCGGATTCGCGCTGATTTTTTTGGGGATTTTGGTCACCGCGTCGATCGTTCCCGACATGCTTCAACCGGGATCGTTGCACTTGTTGTTGAGCAAGCCGATTTCGCGGACGATGCTGTTGTTGTCCAAGTTCGTCGGCGGCTGCGCTTTTGTGTTTTTGTGCGTGACCCAGCTGGTCGTCGGGCTGTGGCTGATCGCGGGCTTTCGACTGGACATTTGGAACGCGCGGATGCTGTGGTGCATCCCGGTCGCGGTGTTCTTGTTTGCGGTGTTTTTTAGCGTTTCGTTGCTTGCCGGTCTGCGTTGGCGTTCCCCGATCTTGTCGATCGGCGTCACCTGCATGTTCGGCGCGTTCGTCTTGGTGATCGGGTTCATCGGCGGCTACTTTGACGCGTTGGTTCGGGGACCCGACCGCATCGCGCAGATGTCGTTTGACGGCCGGGACGTTGTGGCCACGACGCGTGGCGGCCAGCTGAAGCGTCTTGACCCGGCATCGAACCAGTGGGACGAGGTGATCGAAGGCGATTTTCGTCGCCGCGACTTGATCGTGCCGCCGGTCCGCATCGCAGCGGGCAAGATCGCAACGGCGCGCATTCGTGGCGGCCGGTTCAACTTGTACGGCAGCGGATCGCTGGACCTGTTGATCTTGGACGGGGCTCAGGACTGGCAGCCCAATCCCGGACTGCGGCTGCCCAACGGAACGCGGCGTTTGGTCATCCTCGGCGACCAATTGCTCGCACTCAACAACGCCGGGTTGATGGCAACCACGATCGACGAAGCGATTTCCGAATCGGGGATCGGGCAAAGCGATCCGGAACAACCGCGCGACGATAGTGGCGGTGAACGGTCGAGTGATCCGGCCGATGCCGAACCGGTGCCGTCGCCGGAAAGCATCGGGGTCACCGCGTGGATCACCGACTTGATCCGCATGCAGGGCGGCGCGACCGAATCGTTTCATTCCATCCTTCCCCGCGGTGTCACGTTGACCGATCCGGTCCGTGTGGAGGCGGTTTCGGGGACACAATCAATAATCGTTTATTCGCGTGGCCGCCTGATGCGATTGGAGTTGCCGGCCGCCGCTGATGCACCGTCAACTGAAGATGCAACGACCAAGCTGACCGCGGATGTGTTGATGGATGACAACAGCGCGGCGCGGACGACAATGGCCGTCAGCGGCCCTTCGGTGCTTCTCGCTCGGGCGGACGAACCGATCCGTTGGATCGACGCGACGACGTTGGAAACGCTCGTTCAGTTTCCTGTGCCCGAAGACCAGACGGTGGTGGCCGCCGAAGGGGTGGGCCAGGCCGAACGTTTCGCGGTTTTGACGACCGACGGCCGGGTCCGGATCGCAACACGCAGCGGTACCGATGTCGTTTGGACGTTGCTGCCGCAACGCGAGGTGACGGCGATCAAGTTCGACGAGCAATCTGGCCACCTGGCGATCGCTCACCACATCGACTCGATCGACTTCGTGACGATCGGGAACGACGCCACGGCGGCAGCGACCGTCGACCGGACCATCCGACCCTCCCTGACCAGTTGGAGAAGCGTCGACCGTTATTTGATCACGCCGCTACGTACCCTGACGCCGCAAACGGGGGAATTGAGCCAGACGGTTGCGGCGTTGGTCAGCGGTAAGACCTCGTTTGCCATCGGGGGCAGTTCGGAAGAGGACCAGGAAGTCGTCCAGTTAAAGGTTTTGCGCCCCGTCGTCAGTTGCAGCCTTTTCTTGGCCGTGATGTTGACGGTTTCGTCGTTGTACTTTGCACGCCGTGATTTTTGACCGTTCCGGTAACCGACCGCCGACCAATCGCGGCAAAGTTTGGTTATCATAGCGGCCTTCCAGTTTCCTACCCGCTAGACATCACCCCCGCCATGAAACTTTCCCGCCTGGTCTGTGCTGCCGCAATCGCAGCCATCGCTTTGCTGCCATCGGTCACGCCGGCCGAATCCCCCGACGGTTTCCAACCGATTTTTAACGGCCAGAACCTGGACGGCTGGCACGGCCGCCCCCATTTCAGCCCGATCAAGTTGGCCGAACTGCCCGAGCAGGAACGCGCCGACAAGCTGGCCGAGTGGCAAGCCGACGCCGAAAAACACTGGAGTGTCGAGAACGGCGAACTGGTCAACGACGGGCACGGAGCCTACCTGGTCACCGACAAAGACTATCGTGACTATGAATTGCATCTGGAGTACAAGACGGTCCCGCGGGCCGATAGCGGCATCTATCTGAAAGCCACTCCGCAAGTTCAGATCTGGGATACGACCGAAGAGGCCAAATTCAAACTGGGGGCCGACAAGGGCAGCGGGGGACTTTGGAACAACAGCGCCGGCGCCCCTGGGAAAGACCCGTTGGTGTGTGCCGACAAACCGTTCGGCGAGTGGAATTCGGTGCGCGTGCTGCAGATCGGCGCGCGGACCAGCGTTTGGTTGAATGATCAGTTGGTCGTCGATCATGCGATCATGGAAAACTATTGGGATCGACAATCGCCCTTGTTCGTCAGCGGTCCGATCGAGCTGCAAACCCACGGCGGGGAAATCCGTTGGCGCAACTTGAAGATCAAAGAACTGAGCACCGAAGAGGCGAACGGCACGCTGGCGGCCAAAGGTGCGGACGGGTTTGAATCGATTTTCAACGGCAGTGACCTGACCGGTTGGGTCGGCGCGACGGACAACTATGAAGTCGTCGATGGGGCGATCGCGTGCAAGAAAGGAAAGGGCGGAAACTTGCTGACCGAAAAGGAGTACGCCAACTTCGTCGCGCGGCTGGAGTTCCGGTTGCCGCCGGGGGGCAACAACGGATTGGCGATTCGTTCGCCGCTGAAAGGCAACCCGGCCTATGAGGCGATGTGCGAGCTGCAGGTGCTCGACAACACCGCGGAAAAGTATGCAGGCTTGGACAAGCGGCAGTACCACGGTTCGGCCTACGGCATGGCGGCGGCGGCACGCGGATTCTTGCGTCCGGTCGGCGAGTGGAATTTCCAAGAGGTCACGGTTGATGGCAGTAGCATCACGGTGGAGCTGAACGGCAACGTGATCTTGAAAACCGACCTGTCGGAGATCACCGAGTACATGGCCGACAGCGCCCACCCCGGCAAAGATCGTCCCAAAGGCCACTTCGGGTTTGCCGGCCACGGCGACGCCGTCCAGTTCCGCGCTCTCTCCATCCGCGAACTGTAAGTCGGTTTCCTGCGCCCACCTGCCGCGGATCAGTTTTGTCTCCGGGCTGCTGCCCGGGGACACACCGGCCACGCGTTCCAAGTCAGAGGCAGGGGACGATGGAATGCATCAAAGGCCACACTCTGACGTGGCGTGTTGGCACGTGGTCGACCGTTTGCTACGGCCGTTTGACGAACGGATCGGAGTACTTGGGGTCGGTCAACAATTTGCGATCGGTCAACGTCGCAAGAAACGCTGCCAGGGCAACCTTGGGGACTTCCGGCAACGCCAAACCGTTTGCGGAAAAGTCGGCCAATCGCGGGTCCAGGTTCTCATGTGGTCGGACGCTCCAATTGTAATGTTCGATCACCTGGTCCAGGGTGATGAACCGCCCGTCATGCATGTACGGCCCGGTCAATTCGATGTTCCGCAGGGATGACGCTTTGAACTTGCCCCGGTCGACCGTCCGGCCCGAATAGGACGCCACGCCGGCGTCGACATCGGGACCATCGACATCAATTCCGTTGTTGCCGGGTTCGCTCAATTGAAAGATCGACCACTGCCTGATGCCGTCGTCGTCGTGACCCGGCAGATGGCATTCGGCACACCGGGCGCGGCCAAAGAATTGTCGTTTCCCAAGGTTTTCCTGCTCGGTGAAGTTGGGAAAATCTTCCCGGGGCGAGCCGACTTGGCGCAGGCCGATGTCATAGCGTGATTGGAATGACACGATCGAACGGACGAATTGCGCAAGTGCTTTAGCGATTCGTTTCGCCGTGACATCGGGATCGCCGAACGCGTTGGTGAACAGCGGGCGATAGATCGGATCACGCGACAATTGAGGCAGCAAAGCGTCGAGCGTGTGTCCCATTTCGATCGGGTTCTCGATCGGCATCAACACCTGTGACTCCAGTCCGTCGGCACGCTCGTCCCAGAAGAATTTGTCGCGTGCATAGAAACGCAAATTCACCAGGCTCATCGAATTTCGCGTCACCCTTTCGCCGCGAAACCCAACGCTTGTCGCACGCGGATCGCTGAACGCATTTTCTTGGACGTGGCACGTCGCACAGGACGTGGTTCCGTTTGCCGATAGTGATTTGTCGTAAAACAACACGCGACCGAGTGTCGCTCCATGATCCGTTAACGGATTGTCCACGGGAGTGTTGTCGAGCCGGCCGAGCCGATCGAGAAGTACTGGCGGTAGATCCAGCTGGCTGTAGCGATACGGCGTGGAAGGTAGATCAAGTTTTCGAGGCGGTGCGTTCTGGGGCGGTGAAGAAGCGGTCAAGACGGAATCGTCATCCGCCGCGCACAAGCACACCGGCAGCAACACCGCCGCCAGCAAGTTCAGGATCAAACGTCGCACTGACAAATCAGACCTCACTGGTGACTCAGGGCCGCCTGAACGCTGGAAGAGCAAAACGATGGGGGCAAAACGATGGGGGCAAAACGATGGGGGCAAAACGATGGGGGCAAAACGATGGGGGCAAAACGATGGGGGCAAAACGATGGGGGCAAGACGATGGGGGCAAGACGATGGGGGCAAAACGATTCGCGCTCCGATCGATTCCACACCCCCATTCTACCCGTCGAGTTTCTGCGCACCATCATCCGGCAGCCCATCATTCTGCCCTGAATTATTCTGCCCCATTGTGCTTGCCTCCCTCTCCCACCAAATCGATCGACCCTCGCCGCTCCCCGACCATGCCCCCACGCCCGTTGAGGGTTCCCGGTCAGACGGGCAGTCTTTGTTCGCAATCCGAGCCCCCCCAAGTATGTTGGCCAATCCCGCACCGAAGACACACCAGGAGCCGTCGAAGTGAGCAGTGATTGGGCATTGGACCGGCCGCGGCCAACCGATTTTGTCGACCCCTACTTTTTCTTTTCCAACCGTGGATCCTCGGAAGTCACGTACGTCAGTCCGTCGATCCAAACTGTATTGGGGTATAACCCGCGCGTTTTCGCCGGCCGGTCGTACGAGCAGTTTCTGTGCCCGGGGGATCCGCTCAATGAGGATGTCCCCGAGTGTCAGCAAGCCGAGCTCGGCGACGGCCATCGCATCCACGCGCTTCGCAGCGTGCGTGACGCGTCGGGCAAGCGACGGATCCTCTCGATCTACACCGTCGGGGTGGCACAACGCGAGGGCGGCCCGATCGTTCGACGACACAATCTGGCGCGGGATGTGACCGCCAGCGTCCAAACCTACGTGCGATTCAAGCGAAGACTTGATTCCCTGGAGCACGCGGCAAGCCAGATGTCGGACCAGGAGCGTGACGTCGCCGATCGAATCGTCCGGGGCAAAATGAATCGCGAGATCGGACGTGAACTGCAGATTTCCGATCGCACGGTCGAACGACGGCGTGCGGCGGTGATGAGACATTTTGATGCCGCGACGCTACCGGAGTTGATTTCCAAGCTCGTCCAACTGGATCTGCTGCGAACCTGGACCCGATCGGCCTGCGACTCACAGTGGCAAGACGCACGGAATTCGCATCTGGCGATCAGCGACGATTCGGTCTTGTAGTCGAGGCCGCTTCGTTTTCGATTGGGCCGGACAGTCGCCGTCCTCTCCGAGGTCGGCGCGGGGCGAAGTTTCGCGTTATTACGCACGCCGAGTTCGGAGAACACGGCGACTTTCCGTCATGGTGATGGGGCACCCAGCCAGTACCGATCGGCGTGACGTTCTAATTCGTCTGCGCCGATCAAGAACGTCTCCTGCCGCTTTCCCGTCCAGCGATCCGAAGCACTCTTCAATTTCACTCGGACCGCCGGTCCGAGATCGTGGCGATTGGAAAATGCCAGCGCCAGTTGCAGTTGGTACCGCGCCTGGGGGTAAATCGGCACGCGACGTTGATCAAGCGACCAGCCGCCGAGGTCCAGATCATGCCAGCGGTCGCCATCGCCATCCTCATCGTCGGCCAAGAACATCGCCAGGTGGTCCGGCAATCGATCGGCCACCGAATCGTGGATCTGAACGTCGGCGCGACTATTGTGTGGCGAATAGAGCGCCCACGAGGTCCAGTGATCCCAGTACCCCAGTCGCTCGGTCAATGGCAGCAGCAAAGCGGCGAAGACGACGATCCGAATCGCCCAACTCACTGCCGGGGTGGCATGCGATCGGTCGATCGATTCCGGTTGTTCGGTCGTCTCGACTTCTGTCGCCGTTCGCGTAGCGACGACAAACAGCAGCACAACCTCGACGGCCAACAAGCCGTTCCAAGCCAGCACGCCCAGGCTGTGTCCGAGCGACCAGGGGCCGAGCAAACCGATCAGGGTAAGGTGCATCGCAGCGGCAGCCACGCCGGCGATTCGTCGCGTCCGGGGAAACATCAGTGCCAACGCAATCGACAGCTCGCCCAGCGGCAGTGCGAAGGCAAGCTTGGTCGCCGTCGTTTCGCCGAGTCCGCCGATCGGAGCGGCCAGCGTTTGGACCATTTGGTGGCCGACGGTGTGGACGAACTGGAAGTCCAGTTTTCCCAGGGCGCTGTAGAAGTAAACACTGATTGCGAGCGCCATTAGCCAGCGGCGTCCTTCCCGCCATGGCAACCCACCCAGGATCACGGCATACAGCAGTGACTGGTACGCCCAGGGTTGCAATCGATGTTGGTCCAGCACGATCAACGCCGCCAGTGCCGCGGCAATGCCCCACCAGCACCAGCGATGAAGACGCAGAATCATCAACGCGGCTAAACCGATCACCAAACCCAACAACGCCGCGGTCTCTATCGCGCCAACGGCCCAGGCCCCACCCGGCATCGCCACCCAGGGCACGCGTGGAAAACCAAGTTCCTGCCACCAAGGGTGAAACCACATCGGAAACGTCACCGAGATCAAGACGCCTAACCCTAGTGCCCGGACACGGCCGAATGAAGTTGCAAACGAGCGGGTATGTCGGGCGGCCGCCGAAGCTTGCGTCGCAGTGGTCTCGGTCGGAGGCGTCAATGAACGGATGTCGCGCGGTAAAAAGAGAATCGGTTGAGTCGTCGGCGTGGCGATCTCATTCTGAGGTTGCGTTGTTCGATCAGGCAAGCCTTTGGGACCGTCGAAGTGCCAAACAGGTCGTGAATGTCGTCACAACGATCCGAGCGTTTCGCACCACGACACCGAAATAAAAAAAAGCATCGCCAGTTACCGGCGATGCTTCCATGGTAGATGCTCGATTTCGTTGTTATTAGCGGCGGCGACGACGCAACATGGCACAACCCGCCAATCCGCCCAACGCCAGGATCGTCGAAGGCTCTGGCACCGCAGAGACAACCGTAATCGTTCCGGGGTTGGCGAACACTTCCGGGTCCAAATCGGTAAACGCGGGGGCGTCATCGAGGACATTGTCTGCCGTCGAGCCCGGGTTCGGGTCGGTAAATGTAAACGTCGTTGTTCCCCGTTGTTCGATCGTGTAATCGAAGAAGCCGATCAGTGCGTTGCCCGTGCCTCGACCAGGTCGCGCGGGGCTAAATAAGTTGACACCGCCACCAGCGACGACGGTTCCACTTGCATTGTCGACCGTTGCTGGGGGAGCAAATCCGAAACCGGCGTCCGTCGTCGGATTAGAAACTGTTCCCAATCCGGTATTGAAATTGGCCTGGAATCCGGCGGTGTTCAGTCCAGTCGCTGACAAACGGGTGTCCCCGGCGGTTTCAAAAAGGAACACCGAAAAGCGAAACGTTTCGCCGAGATCACCGTTAACCACCAAGTTATCTTGGGCGCTCGCAGCGGTCCCGTCTGCTGAATAACGCAGCACGGCCGCCGCGGAGGCTTGCGACGCAAGTCCCAAAGCAAGGAGGAGACCACATAGACAAATACAACGCCGCATCAGATGCTCCAAGAATGGTGGGAAATGAATGGGGGGATAGGACCGGATGATACGCAAAACCCACAGAGTGTCCAGTTTAATGTCGTCATCATCATCGATTTCTGCCGATTAACGCACCCTTGCGTAGCTCTTGTGGGGGGGCGCTTTTGTTGTTTCAGGCTGAAGTGTTCAGACCACACGGGGGTGAACACGACTACAACGCCTCCTCTTCCCCCGCGGGGAGTTCCAAGACCGGTTCGCCCCAGTCGGCCATGAAGGTTTCACCGCAGGTTTTGCATCGGACTTCGGTTCCCAACAGTTGATCGTCGATCACCTGCGGCACCCCCTTGCACTCGACACGCACCTTGCCGGGCTGGGCCGCCATGGCTTTCAGATGCATCGGATCGACGCCGGCGACCTCGATGTCATCTGGCTCAAGCGTCGTCAACAGCTCACGCGTCACGTCTTCGACCGCGGCGATCCGATTGGCCAGCCGACGGACACTTCGCTCCAGAGAGTTCCTGGACGTTCGCCCGTTGCCGAAATGACGGTCGCGATTGGAGTGCAGGTACGTGAACCCGCGTAACAATCTGCGCCGGGACTCGGTCGGCAACGTGTACTTGGATTTCTTGGCGATCAATTCAAAGATCCGGCACAACGCCTCGGGTGAATAGTCCGCGAACTGCATCGTCGTTCCGACCCGGCTGCTCAGCCCCGGATTGCTGCGGATCATCTGCCGCATTTCGACCGGATAACCGGCCAGGATGACGACCAGTCGGTCGCGTTGGTCTTCCATCCGCTTGAGCAGCGTCTGGATCGCTTCGCGACCATATTGGTCCTGACCGCTTTCATCGATCAACGTGTAGGCTTCGTCGATGAACAAGACACCGTCGAGCGCTTCATCGATTTTGGCATTGGTTTTGGGGCCGGTTTGTCCGGCATATTCGGCGACCAATCCGCTGCGATCGGTTTCAACCAGATGACCTTTTTCCAAGATGCCCAGGGAACCGTAGATTTCGGCGATGATGCGGGCGACGGTCGTCTTTCCGGTTCCGGGGTTGCCGACAAAGGCCATG containing:
- a CDS encoding LuxR C-terminal-related transcriptional regulator, encoding MSSDWALDRPRPTDFVDPYFFFSNRGSSEVTYVSPSIQTVLGYNPRVFAGRSYEQFLCPGDPLNEDVPECQQAELGDGHRIHALRSVRDASGKRRILSIYTVGVAQREGGPIVRRHNLARDVTASVQTYVRFKRRLDSLEHAASQMSDQERDVADRIVRGKMNREIGRELQISDRTVERRRAAVMRHFDAATLPELISKLVQLDLLRTWTRSACDSQWQDARNSHLAISDDSVL
- a CDS encoding ABC transporter ATP-binding protein; this encodes MSEPIVDVHQLRKTYRSLSLTGRRRIDAVRGVSLQAYPGEVFGLLGPNGAGKTTLIKMLLGVVKPSGGDATLLGQPIGSSAARSRVGYLPESLRVDRHHSARSALRYYGRMSGMTAAEIRAQSDDLLKLVGLEGRDRESVRRFSKGMYQRLGLAQALLHDPDLLVLDEPTDGLDPVGRNEVRKVIDRLRDSGKTIFLNSHILQEVEMVCTRVAILAKGEIKAIGPIDELAHRDEQKLIVEVPCDGPDDRPPDWQAIFADGEPLELESTQVRDAFRLTIAVAGQDQINGVVDRLRGAGRSIWRLEVRRESLEETFMRLVETDTVDRPSSETDSEVPSAVVGDGGQQ
- a CDS encoding ABC transporter permease; translation: MIKPYLAVIADSFHSALASRILWIAFVAIWIFLAALAPIGYHEDYTTTFRWFDLDNGTQMKAMLARGLVDPKESETALGRLARTFPDDIQRKLRQVARGEDVRIDKGALADSLNDSLDDESWYDQQAWQTTVRLRELRELDEIPEDELTTPQRRRRARLRIEAALPGVFTAMSARSVTLSYAGFDFPAFFLIGKEQFVSLINQFVVPIMMDWLLGFALIFLGILVTASIVPDMLQPGSLHLLLSKPISRTMLLLSKFVGGCAFVFLCVTQLVVGLWLIAGFRLDIWNARMLWCIPVAVFLFAVFFSVSLLAGLRWRSPILSIGVTCMFGAFVLVIGFIGGYFDALVRGPDRIAQMSFDGRDVVATTRGGQLKRLDPASNQWDEVIEGDFRRRDLIVPPVRIAAGKIATARIRGGRFNLYGSGSLDLLILDGAQDWQPNPGLRLPNGTRRLVILGDQLLALNNAGLMATTIDEAISESGIGQSDPEQPRDDSGGERSSDPADAEPVPSPESIGVTAWITDLIRMQGGATESFHSILPRGVTLTDPVRVEAVSGTQSIIVYSRGRLMRLELPAAADAPSTEDATTKLTADVLMDDNSAARTTMAVSGPSVLLARADEPIRWIDATTLETLVQFPVPEDQTVVAAEGVGQAERFAVLTTDGRVRIATRSGTDVVWTLLPQREVTAIKFDEQSGHLAIAHHIDSIDFVTIGNDATAAATVDRTIRPSLTSWRSVDRYLITPLRTLTPQTGELSQTVAALVSGKTSFAIGGSSEEDQEVVQLKVLRPVVSCSLFLAVMLTVSSLYFARRDF
- a CDS encoding cytochrome-c peroxidase, whose protein sequence is MRRLILNLLAAVLLPVCLCAADDDSVLTASSPPQNAPPRKLDLPSTPYRYSQLDLPPVLLDRLGRLDNTPVDNPLTDHGATLGRVLFYDKSLSANGTTSCATCHVQENAFSDPRATSVGFRGERVTRNSMSLVNLRFYARDKFFWDERADGLESQVLMPIENPIEMGHTLDALLPQLSRDPIYRPLFTNAFGDPDVTAKRIAKALAQFVRSIVSFQSRYDIGLRQVGSPREDFPNFTEQENLGKRQFFGRARCAECHLPGHDDDGIRQWSIFQLSEPGNNGIDVDGPDVDAGVASYSGRTVDRGKFKASSLRNIELTGPYMHDGRFITLDQVIEHYNWSVRPHENLDPRLADFSANGLALPEVPKVALAAFLATLTDRKLLTDPKYSDPFVKRP
- a CDS encoding 3-keto-disaccharide hydrolase, which gives rise to MKLSRLVCAAAIAAIALLPSVTPAESPDGFQPIFNGQNLDGWHGRPHFSPIKLAELPEQERADKLAEWQADAEKHWSVENGELVNDGHGAYLVTDKDYRDYELHLEYKTVPRADSGIYLKATPQVQIWDTTEEAKFKLGADKGSGGLWNNSAGAPGKDPLVCADKPFGEWNSVRVLQIGARTSVWLNDQLVVDHAIMENYWDRQSPLFVSGPIELQTHGGEIRWRNLKIKELSTEEANGTLAAKGADGFESIFNGSDLTGWVGATDNYEVVDGAIACKKGKGGNLLTEKEYANFVARLEFRLPPGGNNGLAIRSPLKGNPAYEAMCELQVLDNTAEKYAGLDKRQYHGSAYGMAAAARGFLRPVGEWNFQEVTVDGSSITVELNGNVILKTDLSEITEYMADSAHPGKDRPKGHFGFAGHGDAVQFRALSIREL
- a CDS encoding PEP-CTERM sorting domain-containing protein; protein product: MGLASQASAAAVLRYSADGTAASAQDNLVVNGDLGETFRFSVFLFETAGDTRLSATGLNTAGFQANFNTGLGTVSNPTTDAGFGFAPPATVDNASGTVVAGGGVNLFSPARPGRGTGNALIGFFDYTIEQRGTTTFTFTDPNPGSTADNVLDDAPAFTDLDPEVFANPGTITVVSAVPEPSTILALGGLAGCAMLRRRRR